A single region of the Glycine max cultivar Williams 82 chromosome 20, Glycine_max_v4.0, whole genome shotgun sequence genome encodes:
- the LOC102662780 gene encoding uncharacterized protein, with translation MCVCGCVCGSFRFDTAQTLVSRFLQVSLFFEDEGEIPVESDEIKVQTWSSQHYRNEPVVVVAAPWLQKYSSFHYQSGEQPLLLPIRSLKSRLSEEDIDVQSLNMLMSSKRFSSNSNRNAEVEADAVDTDVQSLNRGFGEEEGLLQVLSSTTSATATNNVLEISVHEAKPAEKESLLVESNDDDDDDDTETEDQDVEGGRTVAQNNDRGKGPPVIGGESSKTDGDEGPDVDKKADEFIAKRIESIKRSRRSARNSLR, from the exons atgtgtgtgtgtgggtgtgtctGTGGTTCCTTCAGGTTTGACACTGCACAAACTCTTGTGTCAAGGTTCCTTcaggtttctttatttttcgaGGACGAGGGTGAGATCCCCGTCGAGTCTGATGAAATAAAAGTCCAAACTTGGAGCAGCCAACACTACAGGAACGAACCTgtggttgttgttgctgctccATGGTTGCAAAAGTATTCTAGTTTTCATTACCAGAGTGGGGAGCAGCCTCTGCTTTTGCCCATTCGAAGCTTGAAATCTCGCTTATCCGAAGAAGATATTGATGTTCAATCTCTGAACATGTTAATGAGTTCTAAAAGGTTTTCAAGCAATTCAAATAGAAATGCAGAAGTTGAAGCTGATGCTGTTGATACAGATGTTCAATCTCTAAATAG AGGATTCGGTGAGGAAGAAGGGCTTCTACAAGTCTTGTCCTCCACCACCTCCGCCACCGCCACCAACAATGTTTTAGAAATCAGTGTTCATGAAGCCAAG CCAGCTGAGAAAGAAAGCCTTCTTGTGGAATCTAACGATGATGATGACGACGATGACACAGAAACTGAGGACCAAGACGTTGAAGGAGGAAGAACCGTTGCTCAGAACAATGACAGGGGAAAGGGTCCACCTGTTATTGGTGGAGAAAGTTCAAAAACAGATGGTGATGAAGGACCAGATGTGGATAAGAAGGCTGATGAGTTCATTGCTAAGAGAATCGAGTCAATCAAGAGGAGTAGAAGGAGTGCAAGAAACTCTTTAAGGTAA